In Solirubrobacterales bacterium, the sequence GCGATCACCTCGAACGCGTGCGCTGGCGGGACAACGAGACCGGAGACACCGAGACCCGCGACGTCCGCCACGTCTTCGTCATGACGGGCGCTTCTCCCAACACGCACTGGCTCGATGGTTGTATCGCGCTCGACGCGAAGGGGTTCATCAAGACCGGACCGGATCTGTCGCCGGAAGAGCTGACCGCCGCGCAGTGGCCGCTCGCGCGGGCTCCCTTTCTCCTCGAGACGAGCCTGCCCGGAGTATTCGCGGTCGGCGACGTGCGAGGTGGCAATATCAAACGCGTGGCCTCGGCCGTCGGCGAGGGATCGATCGCCGTCGCCTTCGTCCATCAGGTGCTCCACGAGTAAGGAGAGGAGAAGACGATGACCGCCGCCCCGAACTGCCCCCACATCAGCGATATCACGGCTGTCAAACATCCCCAGCGCCGGGAATGCGAGGAGTGCGTGAAGATCGGTGCCCGCTGGGTGCATCTGCGGACCTGCCAGCAGTGCGGCAGGACGCTGTGCTGCGACAGCTCGCCCAACCGGCACGCCACCAAGCACGCGCACGCCAGCGGCCACCCCGTGATCGCTTCGGCGGAGCCCGGCGAGCGCTGGCTGTATTGTTATCCCGACGACGCCTTTGCGGAATATTGACGAGCTGCGATAAGCTGCCCTCCAGGCTGTAACGAATCTCCTTTGACGGCGCCTAGAAGAAGGAGCCGGATGTAGCTTCGGCTGCTATGAGCCTTGCGATCCCACCGCGGGCGTGTCGCGAGCGGTGACTGAGTCCTAGGAGCGGAACAACTACTTGGAAAGGAGAGTTGCGTGATGAGTAGAAAAATCATTTTCGCGTGCGTACTGATGATCCTGGCGTTTGGGGTCCTCCCAGCGATGGCGGATCCGGGACGGGGCGCCAATGTCCTGTGCTACGTATGGGCGAACGAGGGCTCCCGCGCGATCGGTTCTCCCTACACGCCCAGCACGCCCTACTCGTACAACGCGGTCGGCAGATCGGCCGCGAACACCATCACCAGGACCGCGGTCGGCGTCTATGTGGTCACCTGCAAGGGAGTGGGCGGCGGCCCCCTGTTCAGCGGCAGCGGCTCCTGGGGAGCCGGCGGGCATGTGCAGGTGACCTCCTACGGCAGTGAGGACGCCGACTACTGCAAAGTCGTGAGCTGGGGCACGGGCGGCGCCGATTTCTTCGCCAACGTCCGGTGCTTCAACCACGCCGGCGGGCTCTCCGACAATCGCTTCGACCTGCTGTTCGTCTGGTAAGTGGTCCGCGGGGGGTAGGTAGATCGGGGGGGTATGCCCTTCGAAGCCTCACCCCCTGTCCCCCTCTCCC encodes:
- a CDS encoding UBP-type zinc finger domain-containing protein; amino-acid sequence: MTAAPNCPHISDITAVKHPQRRECEECVKIGARWVHLRTCQQCGRTLCCDSSPNRHATKHAHASGHPVIASAEPGERWLYCYPDDAFAEY